A genomic segment from Pediococcus acidilactici encodes:
- a CDS encoding aquaporin produces the protein MRKYISELIGTFVLVFVGTAAVTIAHENVVGIGLAFGLAVTIMAYSVGAISGGHFNPAVTLGMWMNKRMSGADAVYYVISQFIGAVLASGMVKYFLSAMGASTANLGQTDFTKISAFPALVTEALVTFLFVLVILFVTSKQYGNANFAGLIIGLTLALMIIATLNLTGGSLNPARSFGPAILVGGSALSHFWVYVVAPLVGGAVAAVVAKALGSEAE, from the coding sequence ATGCGTAAGTATATTTCAGAACTTATTGGTACTTTTGTATTGGTCTTTGTAGGAACGGCAGCAGTAACGATTGCTCATGAAAACGTTGTTGGAATTGGATTAGCCTTTGGGTTAGCCGTAACCATTATGGCTTATTCGGTAGGAGCAATCTCAGGAGGACACTTTAACCCTGCAGTTACTCTTGGAATGTGGATGAACAAACGAATGAGCGGCGCAGATGCCGTTTATTACGTGATTTCCCAATTTATTGGAGCAGTTTTGGCTTCTGGAATGGTGAAGTACTTCCTATCTGCAATGGGCGCTTCCACAGCTAACTTGGGTCAAACTGATTTCACTAAGATTTCAGCGTTCCCTGCGTTAGTTACTGAAGCATTGGTTACGTTCTTGTTTGTATTAGTAATTCTATTCGTTACTAGCAAACAATACGGTAACGCCAACTTTGCTGGATTGATTATTGGCCTAACATTGGCATTGATGATCATCGCCACCCTTAACTTAACTGGTGGTTCATTGAACCCTGCACGGAGTTTTGGACCTGCTATTTTAGTGGGTGGCAGTGCGTTATCCCACTTCTGGGTTTACGTGGTTGCTCCACTAGTTGGTGGTGCAGTTGCTGCCGTTGTAGCTAAGGCTCTAGGTAGTGAAGCTGAATAA